The DNA region GTAGGTAGCGGTATCGTTATTGATGGCAAAGTAGTATATGGCCATGACGGTTTCGCAGGCGAATTAGGACATACGATTACCATTCCTGGTGGTAGAAAGCACTGGTCAACGGGAGCAGAAGGTTCACTTGAAACTTATGCCTCTGCAACAGGTGTTAGGTTAACGGCATTGGAATTTTTGGCTAAATATCCTGAAAAAAATAGTTTGTTAGCGCATTATTCACCAGAAGAAATTGATAGTCGTTTGATCTACGACTGTGCGATTCAAGGAGATATATTAGCTAAAGAGGTTTTTGAATATACTGGTAAAATTCTCGGTTTGGCATTAGCTAATTTTGTTATGTTTTCTTCTCCGGAAGCGATTGTTTTATTTGGTGGTTTGATGAAATCAGGTGATTATATTTTGAATCCTACTAAAGAGCACATGGAAAAACATTTACTTCCTATTTTCCAAAATAAGGTGAAAATTATTAAGAGCGAATTGAATGAATCTGATGCCGCAATCTTGGGTGCAAGTGCATTGGTATGGGAATTGAAATAAGCGATTGATATTTATTTTATACAAAAGAAAGCTCCGGTTTAGATTTTCTAATCGGAGCTTTCTTTTGTAATTTTGTTATATGCGTATTTTACACACGGGTGATTGGCATTTAGGCAAAAAATTGGGCAATTTTAACCGAATTGAGGAGCAAAGGCAAGTTTTAGATGAAATTGTACAAATTGCCGATTCGGAAAATATTGATGTTGTTTTAGTAGCAGGAGATTTGTTTGATAGTTTTAATCCAACCGTGGAAGCAACCGAATTGCTGTATTTTACCTTAAAAAAATTAACGAATAACGGCACTCGACCCGTTATTGCAATTGCCGGTAATCATGATAGTCCTGATAGGATAGAGGCTCCTGATCCATTGGCAAAGGCTTGCGGAATTATTTTTGCCGGATATCCTCATTCAGAAATCAGTGGTATGGCAGATGAGGTAAAATTTCAAATTACAAACACATCGCCAGGATTTATAGAAATAAAACTTTCAAATTATAGTTATCCTTTACGTCTCATATTAACTCCTTATGCAAATGAATTCCGGCTAAAAACTTATTTGGGATCGGAAAATGAGGATGCTCATTTGAATGAAATTTTACATACACAATGGCAAAATTTGGCAGATAAATATTGTGATGAAAATGGTGTAAATATTTTATTGGCGCATTTATTTGTGATGCAAAAAGACACAACTCCTCCAGAAGAACCAGAGGATGAACGACCGATCAATATTGGAACTGCAGCTGCGATTTTTTCCGAAAATATTCCTTCCCAAATTCAATATACGGCACTTGGACATTTGCATCGTGGACATACCGTGAAAGGTGCTGTCGGGATGGTTAATTATTCCGGTTCGCCATTGTCCTATTCCTTTGCAGAAGCTGGTCAGCAGAAATTTGTGCGCATTTTGGATATCGAGCCCAATATACCTGTAAGAGTCAAAGATGTTGCTTTGCATTCTGGTCGCATTTTGCATCGTAAAAAATTTGATGATGTGTCATTAGCGGTTCAATGGTTAAGAGAGAATACAAATACTTTGGTCGAGTTAACTATCCAAAGTGAAACTTATTTGACTGCAGAAAATAGAAAAGCCTTAAATACGGCGCACGATGGAATAATAATGATCATTCCCGAAATTACGAGTGAAAATGCTTCACCATCGCAACGACAAAATATTAATCTGAATGAAGATATTACGGAGTTATTCAAACAATATTTTTATTCCAAAAAAGGCCAAACTCCCTCAGACGAACTATTAGAATTATTTAAAGAAATCAAGCACTAGTCGACGATGTTACCCAAAAAACTCTCTATTCAAGGCCTTTATTCCTATCAAAATAAAGAGGAAATTGATTTTGAAAATCTCACTTCGGCTGGACTTTTCGGAATCTTTGGTGCAGTTGGCAGTGGCAAATCTTCGATTTTAGAGGCGATTGGTTTTGCATTGTATGGTCAGACAGAGCGATTAGGCCTGAAAGATACACGTGCCTACAATATGATGAATCTTAAATCCAATACATTGTCCATTGTATTTGATTTTGAAAATTATGATGGGAGATTGTACAGGTTTGAAGCAAAAGCGCGACGTAATAGTAAGCGATTTGAAGATGTTGGTACGATTGAGCGCAATGCTTTTCTTTGGGAAAATGATCAGTGGACGCCTTTGCCATCGGCGGATGCGGCGCAATATATTCATCTGAGTTATGAAAATTTTCGTCGTACGGTTATTATTCCACAAGGAAAATTTCAGGAATTTTTGCAATTGACTGCAGGAGAAAGAACAAAGATGCTTTTGGATATTTTTCAATTGGAAAGATTTGATTTGAGTGATAATATTGGCAAAATATTGAATGAAAATAAACATCAATTGGATATTAAAAATGGTGCTTTATCTCAATATGAAAATAAAAATCCGGAACAATTAGTTGAATTAAAACAACAATCAGCACAAGTTCAAACTGAAATTTCGACTTTTTCCGAACTTCAAAAAACAAAAGAAATTCAAGTTAAAGAACTTGTTGATTTGGCGAAAATATTTGACGCTTTACACGCTACGCAAAAGGAATACGAAAGTTTGCAAGCGCAATCGTCTGATTTCGATACTAGGAAACAAAATTTGCAAGTATACGAAACCGCTAAATTAGAATTTGAAAGTTTGATTTCTAATAGGGGAAATATTGCCAACAAAATACAAGAACGTCAAAAACTGATTTCACAATTACAACTTGATTTTACCAATATTCAATCCGAAAATAAAGATTTAACAGCAGCATTTGTTCCCATTCAAAAAGCAAATGATGCTTTAGAGGAACAAAGATCGCTTTTGCATGAATATGATTTTGCCTTCAGTATTCTAAAAAATGAAAAAGAAATTGAACTTCAAAAAAGCCGCCAAATAAAAGGTCAAAAATTTGTAGATGATAAAGATGTAGCACTTCAAGCATACGAAAAATCTATCAAAGAGCTGGAAGTACAGATTTCTTTATTAGAAAAAGATGCGGATAATTTGGATATTTATTTTCAAATACAAAATTGGTGGGAAACTAGAAATTCAGTTGAAAAAGAATTGGATTTTTTGACTAAGAAATCCGAAAAAATTAAAAGCGAACTACTCAAAAATGAATTAGAATTTGAAAAATTAGGCTATAAAGTTTCCGATTGGCAAGAACAAATCTTTGCTAAAAAACAAGCTTTGGAAATTCAGATTACGGAAAATCAACAGCAAGCGAATCAAATAGCTGTCCGTACTGAATTACAAACCTTTGCGACGAATTTGGAAGATGGAATTCCTTGTCCGCTGTGTGGAGCAATGCATCATCCTGATGTCTTGAAAGCGGAGAATATATCCAAACACTCACAAGTAATTAATCAGCAAGCCGAAACATTAAATATGCAAATGAATGAATTGAAATCAATTGAAAATCAATTGAATCAATTATTTATTGCCTATAAATCACAAGAAAACCTACTCACACAAAATACACTTGAAATACAAGACAAAAAGGAAAATTTAGCCAAGCATTTGACCAAATTTAGTTGGGATAAATTTGATAATGATGATATCGCCGCATTCCAATTATCTTTCGAAAAAGTAAAATCGGCAAGTGATAATTTGAAAAAATTGCGAGTTAATTGGAATACTGAAAAATTAAATTTTCAAAAATTACAAGACGAAAAACATAAATATGCGCTTGCTTTAGTTGAAATAGAACAGAAAATTGAAAATTTGAGAATTCAAATAATTCAAGATTCTTCGCATCTGCAACAACTAAAATTGGACGATTTCGCTCAAAAAGATTTGGATGAATTAAATGCTGAAAAAGTAAATTTAAGTAAACAGATAACAAAAGTTGTCGCAGATTTTAAGCTTTATTCGGAAAGGATAAAAGCAAATGAAACTGTACTTACAAAGGCGGAAAGTTCGCTTATCAGTCAAAAGCAAGAATTAACTCAAAATGAAAAAGAACGGACGGACGTGGAATTCTCTCTTCATGAGAAATTGAAACAAAGCACATTTGAAAATTTGGAGGAAGTTATTGCTATTTTGGATACCGCGATTGATATTACAAAAGAACGAACCATAATTGAAGCGTTTAATAAGCAGTTGCATGCGTTGGCTACACAAATGGCAACCTTCCATGAACAAGTAAAAGGTAAGGATTTCAATGCGAATGATTTGGAAAAAGCACAATTGGAATTGGCTGAATTAAATCAAAAAATAACCGAACTACAGAAACAAAATGGCAATCTTTCTGGGCAAATAAAGCAATTAACAGAAGACCTACAAACTAAGGATACACTTGGTAAAGAAGTCAATTCCTTGCAACTGAGACAGGAAAATATTTATACTTTATTCAACTTATTTAAAGGACAAGGTTTTGTCAATTATATTTCCTCTGTGTATTTGCAGCAATTGTGTCAATCAGCCAATAATCGTTTTTATCAATTGACAAACAATCACTTACAATTGGATCTCAATGATAAAAATGAATTTATCGTCATTGATTATATGAACGAAGGCAAATATCGAAGTGTCAAAACGCTTTCCGGTGGACAGACTTTTCAAGCGGCACTTTGTTTGGCTTTGGCTTTAGCGGATAGCGTACAAGCGAATAAATCAGATCAGCAAAATTTCTTCTTTTTGGATGAAGGTTTTGGATCTTTGGATAAAAACAGTTTGAATATTGTATTTGAAACCTTGAAATCATTACGAAAAGAGCATCGAATTGTCGGTGTAATTTCCCATGTAGAGGAGTTGCAGCAAGAAATTCCCATTTCCCTTTTTGTCAAAAATGATCCCGAAACAGGAAGTTATTTGACATTTAACAATGATTAATAAAATTTTAATAAAAAAGGCTTTTGTTTTTCATTATTTTTCAATAAAAGGGAAATTTTTGTGTAACTTCGTTTCCCCTAAATTTATGGGACACAAATCAATCGTTAAAAGAGAGAAATAAAATCTAGTAATCGCAGATTTTAGTAAAATTTGAATTATCTTTAAAGACGGTTTCAAATTCAATTAAAAGGTTTATATCCTCCAAAAATGGCAACAAGTGTAAAAAAAGTAAAAGCCGGCGAAGATATTGCGGCTGTAGAAGAAGTAATGGAAAAAATGCCAAAAAAGAAGCAAAGTATTTCTACTACGAAGAAGAGCTCTAAACAACATAATCACGATATACTGGGAAAGCTAGAAGCTCATTTTGGTTTCAAAGTTTTTAAAGGCAAACAAGAAGATGCCATTAATAGTTTGTTGAATGGTAACGATACTTTTGTAATAATGCCCACTGGTGGCGGAAAGAGTCTTTGTTATCAATTGCCGGCACTAATCTTAGAAGGTTGTGCTATAGTAGTAAGTCCTTTAATTGCTTTGATGAAGAATCAGGTAGATCTTATCAGAGGTTATAGTGAAAATGACAATGTCGCTCACTTTTTAAATTCTTCTCTCAATAAAGGTCAAATTAAACAGGTAAAAGACGATTTGCTGTCTGGAAAAACTAAATTACTGTATGTCGCTCCAGAGACATTGACCAAGCAAGAAAATTTAGATTTTTTCAGAGATTTGAAATTGTCTTTTTTCGCCGTAGATGAGGCACACTGTATTTCTGAATGGGGACATGATTTTCGTCCAGAATATCGCCGATTACGTGAGATGATGGAGATTATCAATCCAGATTTGCCTGTAATCGCTTTAACAGCAACAGCAACACCGAAAGTGCAAAGTGATATTGTTAAAAATCTTGGTTTACGTAGTCCAAATATTTTCATTTCTTCTTTTAATAGATCCAATTTGTACTATGAAGTAGTACCCAAATTGAAGAAAGATCAAACTATAAAAAGCATTGTTCGCTTTATTTCCCAAAACAAAGGGAAAAGTGGCATTATTTATACGTTAAATAGAAAAACAACGGAAGAATTAGCTGCATTATTGGTGGCTAATAATATCAAGGCTGTCGCTTATCATGCTGGCTTGGATGCCAAAGTAAGAGCGGATCGTCAAGATCAATTTTTAAATGAAGATGTGCAAGTAATTATTGCGACCATCGCATTTGGAATGGGTATTGACAAGCCGGATATTCGTTTTGTAATCCACTTTAATATTCCAAAATCTATTGAGAACTATTATCAAGAAACGGGTAGAGCCGGACGTGATGGATTGGAAGGAAAATGTATTTTGTATTATTCTCATAAGGATGTTTCTAAATTGGAACATTTGATGCGAGATAAACCACTTAGCGAAAGAGAAGTCGGTGCACAATTAATTTCTGAGACATTGGCATTTGCAGAGACTTCTGTATGTCGTCGTAAGGTGTTAATGCATTACTTCGGAGAAGATTGGAATACTGAAAATTGTGGCAATTGTGACAACTGTACACATACTAAAGAAAAAATTGAAGCGAAAGAGGATGTCGTTAAAGTCTTGAAAGTTATTAACGCTTTAGATGAAAGATTTGCAACTGATTATGTTTTGAATATTTTGAAGGGAAAAGCAACGCCGCAAATTACCATGTACAAACATGAGAAGCTTGCTATTTTCGGAATAGGAAAAGATAAAGATGAATTGTTCTGGACGAGTTTGATCAGTCAGATGCTTTTAAATGATCTTTTGAGAAAAGATATTGAAGAATATGGTTTATTGAAATTGACTGAAAAAGGAGAGAAGTTCTTAAAGAAACCGACAAGCTTTGAAATTGTTTTGAACAATCAATTTGAAGAGTCGGAAGATGATGAGGAAGATGGCACAGGCAATGCCGGTGCGGCAACGGACGAGCGACTTTTTGAAATGTTGAAAGAATTGAGGCAAAAAGAAGGTAAGCGTAAAAATCTACCTCCATTTGTAATTTTCTTAGAAAGTTCTTTGCAAGATATGGCGACCATGTATCCATCTACAACTGCAGAATTGGAAAAATGTCAAGGCGTAGGTAAAGGAAAAGCATTGAAATATGGTAAGCCATTTATCAACTTGATTGCGCAATATGTTGAAGATAATAATATCGAAAAACCAGATGATTTTGTTGTAAAGAGTGTTGCTAACAAGAGCAACAACAAAATTTACATCATCCAAAATGTAGATAAACGTATCCCATTGGAAACCATCGCTAAAAATAAAGATATGCGTATCGATGCTTTATTGGAAGAAATGGAAACTATCGCGGCAAGTGGTACAAGATTGAATCTAAACTATGCTATAGACGATATGTTAGATGAGTACGAACAGGAAGAAATTATTGATTATTTCAAAGGATGTGAGACGTCATCTTTGCAAGTTGCACAAGAGGAAATGTCGGATAGCAATTACAATTGGGAACAATTGAAAATTATGCGTATTAAATTCCTTTGTGAATATGGTAACTAATTTTTATAGAAATATATACAAAAAGGGTTCGAATTTTTCGAACCCTTTTTGTATTTAGAGAAGGGTTTTATTAATATTTCAGTACAATCTAATCGTAAGAATGAAAACGAAGTCAAATATAAAATTGCCCCTTACTGATATTGAAATAGCTAATCTGAGAAAGAATAAAATTAAAATTGCAAATATTCTGGACTTTGCAATGGACGAACTAGAAGTTTTGCTAAATAGTACGAGTGAAAGAGCAAAGGAAATTTATGCCTTGGCTGAATTTCAAACTATTCCATCTATAGGAATAAAATTTGCCCAAGATCTTGTTTTTCTTGGTTATTATACAATTGATGAACTAAAAAACAAAGACGGTGCAATTCTAACCGATGAATATGAATTGCGAAAAGGTTACTGGATTGATCCATGTGTTGAGGATCAATTTAGATTAGCCATAAATTTTGCCAATACTAAAGACGCTACCAAAAAGTGGTGGGATTTTACGGAAGCACGAAAAACGTTTCGAATGAAAAAAGGTTATCCAGATAACAGACCCAAGCAGGCTTGGTTTGAAACTTTAAATATTCTGAAAAAATGATTTGAAGAAATTAAAAAGCCCAAAAACGATTCGTTTTTGGGCTTTTTAATAATATATTTAAGATTTATTTTTTCGCAGTTCCGATGATTAATTCCAATATATAACTGACTACGGAAAGTAAAATACTAAAAAGTAATGCACTTATCCAACCATCAACATGGAATCCATCCACCAAATGGGATGCCATCATAATGATAATAATATTAATGACGATAAGAAATAATCCTAACGTTAAAATTGTCACAGGAATGGTAAGTATGACCAAAATTGGTTTCACAAAAGCATTTAAAATTGCTAATACAAGTGCCAAAATGATAGGCGTCGTACCGCCAGCGACAGTAACACCCTTCAAGAAATGTGCTGCGATGACAGCGGCTAAAGCGGTTACCAAAATTCTTCCGATAAATCTTAAAAGCATATTATTTTAAATTACGGTTAATTGATAAAAATCCTCTTCTTTTAAATATTTGTTTGCCAATTCTAGTAATTCCTCCGAAGTTATTGATTTAACTATGGATATATTTCTTTGAAAGGTTTCTTCATCCATACCATTTAGAATATAGCCTTTCCAACGAGAAATAATGGAAAATGGTCCATCCAAACTAGACAATATCGAACCAATCATGTAGTTTTTTACCAAGCTCAATTCTTCTTCATCAACAAGATTTTCTTGTAATAGTTTGGCTTCTTTCCAAATTTCTTCCAAAACCATAGGACAAGCTTCTCTTTTCGCTTCTGTACTGATCATCCAAGCACTTTCTTGTACATGATTTTGCAAATAACTTCCGATGCCGTAAGTGTACCCTTTCTCTTCTCGAATATTACTCATCAGACGAGAACCAAAATAACCACCGTAAATCGTATTCAAAACATTGACTTTTTGAAAATCTGGATGATGTCTATTGGGAAATGGTCGCGCTATACGAATAGCTCCTTGTACATTGTTAGGGTCATTTAAAATTTCTGCCTTTTTCTCAATGTCACGAATAATTGGATGAGCTGTTTTATCTAAAGGATTCACTTCATTTTTCAAAGTCATTTTACCAAAATGATTATTCAAAATGGATAAAAAGTCTGATGGTAATTTGCCTGCGGCAAATATTTTACAATTTCCGTTGATGTAATAGGTTTGGTAAAAAGTTTCCAATTGGACTTTTCCCAAAGACTCTAAATCTTCTTTGCGTGTATAAGTTCCGTAAGGATGTTCAAATCCATAAAGCATTTCGTCAATTTTGCGATTGGCGACAAAATCACATTTTAATAAATTGACATTCAATTTTTGCAAATTGTTCTTTTGGTAAATTTCCAATTCTTTATCTGGAAAAATACTGTCTTGGATCAATTCAGCGACGATTGGCAATAAAATTTGCACATGTTTACTCAAACAATGAAGCGAAATTGACGCTGTTTCATTATAACAGCTACGTGACAAATACGCACCATAAAATTCAAATAACTCATTGATTTCGAATGCCGATTTTGTCGATGTTCCGTTTTTCAAAAGAAAATTAGTGGTCGCTGCGACTAAATGTTCCTTTTCAAACCAATTACCCGCATAAAAGACAAATTCGATACTGGTCACTTCTTCAGCACCAGCATTGATACTATAAACGGGTGTGTTATTATCTAAATATGCTAATTCGTAGGGTTTTAAATTCAATTCAAATGAAGTGGCATCATAATATTTCGGAGCGATAGTTCTATTAATCATTCTAATGTAGCTTAATTTTTTGTAGCACAATACCAGATTGTGTTGCTGTTGGATTCTTGAAATAATTGGTTGCTAATTGCTTGGATGGCGTCAGCTGTAACTTGTTGATACATTCCAAATTCTTTATTGATTAAATCTGTATCGCCTAATAAAGCATAATAGGCCAAATTTGATGCTCGACTCATTAAACTCAAATCTTCAAAAGCCATCATACTTTCGGTTTTGTTGATAACCTTTGTCAACTCATTTGGATCAATTCCATTTTTACAAAAAATATCCATCTGCTCTTGCACTGCTTTCTCTGCCTCTTCAAATGAAATTCCTTCTGCTAACCGGCCTTCTACCGTTACCAAACCGGCATCAACACTTCCGGTATGAAAACAAGATATTTGACTAAATAATTCTTTTTCTTTTACCAGAGTTTGATATAATCTTGATGAAGGACCACCACCCAAAATATCAGTGATTAAATCAATTGTGTAAAATTGAGGATCCAATCTTCCTCCCATATGCCAACTTTTGAAAAACGCATTTGCAGGTACATTTCTCTCTACGGTCAATCTCCTTGCTTCTGTTTGTGCAGGCTCTTGTGGAATATTTCTTTCTGGTAAACTTCTCCCTGGAATTTCTCCAAACCATTTTTCAACCAAAACCTTTACTTCTTCTGTTTTTACATTTCCAGCTACTACTAAATAAGCGTTGGAAGGAATGTAATATTTATGGAAAAAATCTTTCACCTCTTGCAAGGTTGCATCTTCGATGTGTTTCAATTCTTTGCCAATCGTCATCCATTTGTACGGATGTACTTTGTATGCTTGTTCACGTATGAGTTTCCACACATCACCGTATGGCTTATTTATATAATTTTCTTTAAATTCTTCGCACACAACTTTACGTTGCACTTCCAAACTTTTCTTATCAAATGCCAAACTCAACATACGATCGCTTTCTAACCAAAGCGCTGTTTCCAGATTTTGGGTAGGGACAGACTCGTAATAATTGGTCAAATCATTGGTTGTATAAGCGTTATTTTCTCCCCCTGCCATTTGCAAAGGTTCGTCAAAATCAGGAATATTGACACTGCCACCAAACATTAAATGTTCGAATAAATGAGCAAATCCAGTATGATCTTCTTGTTCGTCCTTAGCTCCGACATTGTATAAAACATTGACCACCGCCATAGGAGATGAGTCATCTTCATGCACAATTACTTGCAGTCCATTATTCAGTGTAAAACTATTGTAATCTATCATATTATTATTTCAATGTGCAAATATACTTTACACTACATTACGATTAGAAAAAGAAGAAAATTTGAAGTTTTTATACTTTTATTTGGAATGTTAAATTATTGCTTCTATATTTGCACTCCCAATTCAAAAGGGAAGGATTCCGTAGCTCAGTTGGTAGAGCAATACACTTTTAATGTATGGGCCCTGGGTTCAAGTCCCAGCGGGATCACTTTTTTAAAAATAAAGCATTGATAATCAATAGATTACAATGCTTATTTTTTTATACTTACAGTTATACTTACACTTTTAAAAAATCGCAAAAAATATACAATCTTTGTATTTGATTTAAAATTGATTTGTTTTTTAATTTATTGTAAGAATGCCAAAACCATATAGCTATGGCTCTCTTTTATCATACTTAAGTGCCCCTATATCTGCCTTCCTGAAAGCCTTGAGCATAGATCCTATTTCAATAAATTAAAATTATTTCAAATGGTTTAAAACTGTGTTCCGAGAAATTTGGTATTTTATTTTTACGGACAAAACTAATTAAGATTTCATATATGCTTAATGATAGAGTTCTACAATTTTTTTTATATACTTCCCATAGAGCAATAGTATAAATATTCCCCAGCTCTCTGTGCATATTTTTAATCGCTCAACCCATTTAGATACAATTTCCATATTCATTACCAATTGATAATCTTCTTCATCTCCTTTCGGTTCCGGGAAAATATGATCTTTAATATTGATCATTGCTTTAAAATATTCCTGCTCTTCGTCACTATTAGTATAACTGTCTTCGTCAAATGGAAACATATTTATCCATTCAACTAATGAATCTAATACTGCTTGAAAAGATTGCTGTAGCTCTAAACCTACTTTCTGTATGTATTGCTGTAATTTCTCTTGGTCAGATTCCGTGAGTTCAATTTCATCGAACAATCTCAAATCGTAAAAGTGATCTGCTAACAGAAGTACTTTCCCATAAGCTTCCGTAGCTTTAGTTATATCATTAAATTCCGGATATAAATTTGACCATCCCTCTATATTCAGATTTTCAATAATTTTTGCCTCAATCGGTTGTTGTATTGAGTTAATCAAAGATAATTCTTCAAACAACTTATCTTTTATGTTGTATAATCTGACTTCATTCCATTGATTGTTTAGGCTTTTTTTCTGAATGGTCTGGATGAAATAAAAATTCGAAAACCAAAATTGTAACATCAAGTATTTTAGACTTGTATATTCCGGACTATCTATTGTCTGTTGTACAATTTGATAAGCCTCTTTATACCCCATCAAAGCCCAAAAAGGACTTTCTCCATCAATTAAAATAATAGGCTTATCATTAGTTATCTTATTATTAATATACCTGATTGAAAAAGGGTTGTCTTTTGAAGTCTGCTTAAAGTCTTTTATTATTTTGTTTTCGAAATCTGATTTTAACTTAAAAATCCGTTTTGTTGAACGTTGACCTGACAGATGAACTTCCCGAGAACCTGACAAAAATAAAAGTGGAAGAAGCCCTGACCATACTTCGCACCCTCGATAAAAACATTGATAATCTTTTAGCGGACTTTTCAGAACCGTACAAAATCAATCTCTCCGATTTTATGGAGGAAAATTTTATGTTCAATATGCCCTTGGAAAAATTCGGTTATCTCACAGGCCGGAGCATTGCCACATTCAACCGGGACTTTAGAAAGACATTTCATACAACCCCACAAAAATGGCTCACGCAAAAGCGGCTGGAACTGGCACATTACCAAATTGCCGAAAAGCACCAAAAACCCGCAGAAGTTTATTTGGAATCGGGATTTGAAAACCTTTCCCATTTTTATTTCGCTTTCAAAAAGCATTTCGGGTATGCACCAACCGAAATTGTAACATAAAACAGGGAAAATCTGTTTCCTTATTTTATAGTCTTGAATATATTATTTCGGAAAATATTTCAAAAAGCATTCCGGTAGCAGACCTGTGTATTCCCAATTAGGAGTGTGGAAGACTACTGGGTACATAATTATTCATAAGCGGGATTGCCTATGATTTAGGTTATAGTAGCATAGCAACTTATAACAATATTTTTTACTGTTTGTAAATAGAAAGCCTGTGGTATTTTGAGGATCATTTCGAAAATTTCCATGACCATTTTTGTTATTTCCATTCCCAATTTCTTATTTCCGGCATATCTTCCCCGTTTTCATTGATATAATGACGATGCAAAATCAATTTATCCTGCAAATCCTGTTTTAGCGCTGCATATCGGTCACCCAGTTGAGTCAGAACATCTATTACATTTATTACTAAATGAAAACGATCAAGGTGGTTAAGTACGGTCATGTCAAATGGCGTAGTGATGGTTCCTTCCTCACGGTAGCCGTGGACATGGATATTTTCATTGTTGGCATGTTTATAAGTAAGCCGATGTATCAACCAAGGATAACCATGATAAGCAAATATGACGGGTTTGTCGCGTGTAAAAAGCATGTCAAAGTCTTTTTCCTGCAGGCCATGTGGATGTTCCGTAGAAGATTGCAACTTCATCAGATCGACCACATTGATGACCCTGACCCGTAGTGAAGGTATCTTTTCGCGGAGGATAGATATGGCAGCGAGAGTTTCAAGCGTAGGTACATCCCCCGCGCAGGCCATGACAATGT from Rhizosphaericola mali includes:
- a CDS encoding helix-turn-helix domain-containing protein, whose protein sequence is MEEALTILRTLDKNIDNLLADFSEPYKINLSDFMEENFMFNMPLEKFGYLTGRSIATFNRDFRKTFHTTPQKWLTQKRLELAHYQIAEKHQKPAEVYLESGFENLSHFYFAFKKHFGYAPTEIVT
- a CDS encoding helix-hairpin-helix domain-containing protein, which codes for MKTKSNIKLPLTDIEIANLRKNKIKIANILDFAMDELEVLLNSTSERAKEIYALAEFQTIPSIGIKFAQDLVFLGYYTIDELKNKDGAILTDEYELRKGYWIDPCVEDQFRLAINFANTKDATKKWWDFTEARKTFRMKKGYPDNRPKQAWFETLNILKK
- a CDS encoding M16 family metallopeptidase, with translation MIDYNSFTLNNGLQVIVHEDDSSPMAVVNVLYNVGAKDEQEDHTGFAHLFEHLMFGGSVNIPDFDEPLQMAGGENNAYTTNDLTNYYESVPTQNLETALWLESDRMLSLAFDKKSLEVQRKVVCEEFKENYINKPYGDVWKLIREQAYKVHPYKWMTIGKELKHIEDATLQEVKDFFHKYYIPSNAYLVVAGNVKTEEVKVLVEKWFGEIPGRSLPERNIPQEPAQTEARRLTVERNVPANAFFKSWHMGGRLDPQFYTIDLITDILGGGPSSRLYQTLVKEKELFSQISCFHTGSVDAGLVTVEGRLAEGISFEEAEKAVQEQMDIFCKNGIDPNELTKVINKTESMMAFEDLSLMSRASNLAYYALLGDTDLINKEFGMYQQVTADAIQAISNQLFQESNSNTIWYCATKN
- a CDS encoding M16 family metallopeptidase — protein: MINRTIAPKYYDATSFELNLKPYELAYLDNNTPVYSINAGAEEVTSIEFVFYAGNWFEKEHLVAATTNFLLKNGTSTKSAFEINELFEFYGAYLSRSCYNETASISLHCLSKHVQILLPIVAELIQDSIFPDKELEIYQKNNLQKLNVNLLKCDFVANRKIDEMLYGFEHPYGTYTRKEDLESLGKVQLETFYQTYYINGNCKIFAAGKLPSDFLSILNNHFGKMTLKNEVNPLDKTAHPIIRDIEKKAEILNDPNNVQGAIRIARPFPNRHHPDFQKVNVLNTIYGGYFGSRLMSNIREEKGYTYGIGSYLQNHVQESAWMISTEAKREACPMVLEEIWKEAKLLQENLVDEEELSLVKNYMIGSILSSLDGPFSIISRWKGYILNGMDEETFQRNISIVKSITSEELLELANKYLKEEDFYQLTVI
- the recQ gene encoding DNA helicase RecQ, translating into MATSVKKVKAGEDIAAVEEVMEKMPKKKQSISTTKKSSKQHNHDILGKLEAHFGFKVFKGKQEDAINSLLNGNDTFVIMPTGGGKSLCYQLPALILEGCAIVVSPLIALMKNQVDLIRGYSENDNVAHFLNSSLNKGQIKQVKDDLLSGKTKLLYVAPETLTKQENLDFFRDLKLSFFAVDEAHCISEWGHDFRPEYRRLREMMEIINPDLPVIALTATATPKVQSDIVKNLGLRSPNIFISSFNRSNLYYEVVPKLKKDQTIKSIVRFISQNKGKSGIIYTLNRKTTEELAALLVANNIKAVAYHAGLDAKVRADRQDQFLNEDVQVIIATIAFGMGIDKPDIRFVIHFNIPKSIENYYQETGRAGRDGLEGKCILYYSHKDVSKLEHLMRDKPLSEREVGAQLISETLAFAETSVCRRKVLMHYFGEDWNTENCGNCDNCTHTKEKIEAKEDVVKVLKVINALDERFATDYVLNILKGKATPQITMYKHEKLAIFGIGKDKDELFWTSLISQMLLNDLLRKDIEEYGLLKLTEKGEKFLKKPTSFEIVLNNQFEESEDDEEDGTGNAGAATDERLFEMLKELRQKEGKRKNLPPFVIFLESSLQDMATMYPSTTAELEKCQGVGKGKALKYGKPFINLIAQYVEDNNIEKPDDFVVKSVANKSNNKIYIIQNVDKRIPLETIAKNKDMRIDALLEEMETIAASGTRLNLNYAIDDMLDEYEQEEIIDYFKGCETSSLQVAQEEMSDSNYNWEQLKIMRIKFLCEYGN
- a CDS encoding phage holin family protein — translated: MLLRFIGRILVTALAAVIAAHFLKGVTVAGGTTPIILALVLAILNAFVKPILVILTIPVTILTLGLFLIVINIIIIMMASHLVDGFHVDGWISALLFSILLSVVSYILELIIGTAKK